A region from the Sphingomonas flavescens genome encodes:
- a CDS encoding neutral zinc metallopeptidase has product MRLGDGGDNFDDRTGQSGGGFGLGGGGGNALGCLLPLVASRFGIVGVVILLLGYCALTQLGGGGGGLIPSGPSTTQSAPNGQSTLTPDQRHILSSAVASTNQVWGQLFQRAGERYTPPRLVAYTSREQTACGMGQAAMGPFYCPNDQRIYIDPEFFTELSQRFGAPGDFAQYYVVAHEVGHHIQNLEGTLDQAHNSQARMSEAQGNAEQVKVELQADCYAGVWAANAKDPQGQRAIEPGDVEEGMRAAEAIGDDTLQKQTQGVVVPESFTHGTSAQRMNALRTGLQSGDPAACKFNG; this is encoded by the coding sequence ATGCGGCTAGGCGACGGTGGCGACAATTTCGACGATCGCACGGGACAGAGCGGTGGCGGATTTGGACTGGGTGGCGGCGGCGGCAATGCGCTTGGCTGCCTGCTTCCGCTAGTCGCTAGCCGCTTTGGCATCGTCGGAGTGGTCATCCTCCTGCTCGGCTACTGCGCGCTGACACAGCTTGGGGGTGGCGGCGGTGGACTGATCCCATCGGGACCGAGCACGACACAAAGCGCTCCGAACGGCCAATCAACGCTGACGCCGGATCAGCGCCACATCTTGTCCAGCGCGGTCGCATCGACCAATCAAGTGTGGGGCCAACTCTTCCAGCGTGCGGGCGAGCGGTACACGCCGCCGCGGCTGGTTGCGTATACGAGCCGTGAGCAAACCGCGTGTGGGATGGGCCAAGCGGCAATGGGTCCATTTTACTGCCCGAATGACCAACGCATCTACATCGATCCGGAATTCTTCACGGAGCTAAGTCAACGCTTCGGCGCACCTGGTGACTTCGCGCAATATTATGTCGTTGCTCACGAGGTCGGCCACCACATCCAAAATCTGGAAGGGACGCTCGACCAGGCGCACAATTCACAGGCGCGCATGAGTGAGGCGCAAGGCAATGCGGAGCAGGTCAAGGTTGAGCTGCAAGCCGACTGCTACGCCGGCGTGTGGGCCGCAAACGCTAAGGATCCTCAGGGGCAGCGAGCGATCGAACCGGGCGATGTCGAAGAGGGTATGCGTGCCGCCGAAGCGATCGGCGACGATACCTTGCAAAAGCAGACGCAGGGCGTGGTCGTTCCGGAAAGCTTCACGCACGGCACCTCGGCCCAGCGGATGAATGCCTTACGGACGGGTCTCCAGTCGGGCGACCCGGCCGCCTGCAAGTTCAACGGCTAA